One genomic region from Mycobacterium basiliense encodes:
- a CDS encoding LLM class F420-dependent oxidoreductase translates to MRFAITHPMHSQPYHPELLSGSGIASVAAAAEGAGFHGFGFTDHPAPSQRWLDAGGHDALDPFVALGFAAARTATLRLIPNIIVLPYRNPFLVAKSGATLDLLSGGRFTLAVGVGYLKREFAPLGVNYDERAELFEEALRVIRLIWTTDDMSFDGKHFTAYGITAHPRPISRPHPPIWIGGNTAAARQRVADYGDGWCPFPAPARLAQTAGTAAIDSVDRLAAGIDDLRRRCDEAGRDWSEIDIIFTNFEGGSLGADDFDAAAYLGGLDKLATLGVTWVHVGLPGDSLSHALDSVERFRALVIDAG, encoded by the coding sequence GTGCGTTTCGCCATCACCCACCCGATGCACAGTCAACCGTATCACCCCGAGTTGTTGTCCGGATCGGGCATCGCGTCGGTCGCCGCGGCGGCCGAAGGCGCGGGTTTTCACGGGTTCGGCTTCACCGACCACCCGGCGCCGTCGCAGCGCTGGCTCGACGCCGGCGGCCACGACGCGTTAGATCCCTTTGTCGCCTTGGGTTTTGCGGCGGCCCGAACTGCGACACTGCGCCTGATTCCCAACATCATAGTATTGCCGTATCGAAACCCATTCCTAGTAGCCAAATCCGGTGCAACTTTGGATCTGCTGTCCGGTGGCCGATTCACCCTAGCGGTTGGCGTGGGTTACCTCAAACGTGAGTTCGCCCCCCTGGGGGTCAACTATGACGAGCGCGCCGAGCTATTCGAAGAGGCGCTGCGGGTGATTCGTTTGATATGGACCACCGATGACATGTCCTTCGATGGAAAGCATTTCACCGCGTACGGGATCACCGCCCACCCACGACCAATCAGTCGGCCACACCCACCGATATGGATAGGCGGCAACACCGCGGCGGCCCGCCAGCGAGTCGCCGACTACGGTGATGGCTGGTGTCCGTTTCCGGCGCCGGCACGGCTGGCCCAAACCGCCGGCACCGCGGCGATCGACTCGGTCGACCGACTCGCCGCCGGAATCGATGACTTGCGGCGCCGATGCGACGAGGCGGGTCGGGACTGGTCCGAAATCGACATCATCTTCACCAATTTCGAGGGCGGCAGCCTCGGCGCCGATGACTTCGACGCCGCTGCCTATCTCGGCGGTCTGGATAAACTGGCGACGCTTGGCGTCACTTGGGTTCACGTTGGTCTGCCTGGCGACAGCCTTTCGCATGCGCTCGATAGCGTGGAGCGTTTCCGCGCCCTTGTCATTGATGCCGGATAA
- a CDS encoding acyl-CoA dehydrogenase family protein: protein MDFSHVELSRENRIFRGQTRALLAEHVTDEVRGRDRRTGENFDEQVHLALGAAGYLASDWKPECDGGFSAIRRRIFELEIGRAHTPWYHWGTTSVVARVVQQFGAAELIDEVLPEVLSGDTRLCLGYTEPEGGSDVATCKTRAVRDDKSWIINGSKMFTSNAQNSKYVFLLTNTDPQGCKHKNLTMFLVPLESPGIEMQAIRTIDGDRTNVVFYSDVRVADRYRIGEVNGGWTVMRSALDSEHGIVATGGDGLQDVAAMAGHGVVMAEAVDQIASAVARSDCTGRRLIDDASVRYRLGRAIARTEAALSTPGMFGRVAIAQTMRDISTDLMDVVGTASALPTDANGAVGSGAIEHLFRLALPTGVYGGTLEVFRNMIAQRELRLGRP from the coding sequence ATGGACTTCTCACACGTCGAACTTTCCCGCGAGAACCGGATTTTCCGCGGTCAGACCCGGGCCTTGCTGGCCGAGCACGTCACCGACGAAGTGCGTGGTCGTGATCGCAGAACAGGAGAAAACTTTGACGAGCAAGTCCATCTGGCGCTCGGGGCGGCCGGCTACCTGGCTTCGGATTGGAAACCCGAGTGCGACGGTGGGTTCAGTGCCATCCGCCGCCGAATTTTCGAGCTCGAGATCGGCCGCGCTCACACCCCGTGGTATCACTGGGGTACCACCTCGGTCGTCGCGCGGGTGGTGCAGCAGTTCGGTGCCGCCGAGCTGATCGACGAGGTACTACCCGAGGTGCTGTCCGGTGACACCCGGCTGTGCCTCGGTTACACCGAGCCAGAAGGCGGCTCCGACGTTGCCACCTGCAAGACGCGAGCAGTTCGTGATGACAAAAGCTGGATCATCAACGGCTCCAAGATGTTCACATCGAATGCCCAGAACAGCAAGTACGTGTTCCTGCTGACTAACACCGACCCGCAGGGGTGTAAGCACAAGAATCTGACCATGTTTCTGGTGCCGCTCGAATCGCCGGGTATCGAGATGCAGGCCATCCGAACGATAGACGGTGACCGCACCAACGTCGTGTTCTACAGCGACGTGCGCGTCGCCGACCGCTATCGGATCGGCGAGGTGAACGGTGGTTGGACGGTGATGCGGTCCGCGCTTGACTCCGAGCACGGCATTGTTGCTACCGGCGGCGATGGTCTGCAGGACGTGGCGGCGATGGCGGGGCATGGTGTGGTGATGGCCGAGGCGGTTGACCAGATCGCCTCGGCGGTGGCGCGGTCGGACTGCACTGGACGTCGCCTGATTGACGACGCGTCGGTGAGATATCGGCTCGGACGCGCCATCGCGCGGACGGAAGCAGCGTTGTCGACTCCGGGCATGTTCGGTCGCGTCGCAATAGCGCAGACAATGCGAGACATTTCAACGGATTTGATGGATGTGGTTGGCACTGCCTCGGCGTTGCCGACCGATGCCAACGGGGCCGTCGGTAGTGGAGCGATCGAGCATCTTTTTCGGCTGGCATTACCGACCGGCGTCTACGGTGGCACCCTCGAGGTGTTCCGCAACATGATTGCTCAGCGGGAGCTCCGGCTCGGGCGTCCGTGA
- a CDS encoding DUF427 domain-containing protein — MSLAAGHGPLSKNPAGRFCPPVTANLVYVEPHPRRVQAFRDGLLVIDTERALLVHRRDQPLSYVFPAEEIVDLPTEFESEAPGFVHVPWGAVDSWWEEGRKLVHYPPNPYHRVDCRPTTRHLNVSLAGTTLVDTRDTVIVFETSLQPRLYVDPTLVRTHLLRKSATSSYCNYKGVATYWSAVVDDMLVDDVAWSYADPLPESQPIKGFLSFDATRLHVAAQLPTP, encoded by the coding sequence ATGAGCCTGGCGGCAGGGCATGGTCCACTCAGCAAGAATCCGGCCGGACGGTTCTGCCCACCGGTGACGGCCAACCTTGTCTATGTCGAACCACATCCGCGGCGTGTCCAAGCCTTCCGCGACGGGCTCCTGGTCATCGACACCGAGCGAGCGCTCCTGGTGCATCGACGCGATCAACCGCTTAGTTATGTCTTCCCGGCCGAAGAGATCGTCGATTTGCCGACCGAGTTCGAGAGCGAAGCGCCTGGCTTTGTGCACGTGCCCTGGGGCGCCGTTGACAGCTGGTGGGAGGAGGGCCGCAAGCTTGTCCACTACCCCCCAAACCCTTACCATCGGGTCGACTGCCGGCCAACCACGCGCCATCTGAACGTCTCTCTCGCCGGCACCACTCTGGTGGATACCCGTGACACGGTGATCGTCTTCGAAACATCGCTGCAGCCAAGACTTTACGTGGATCCTACGCTGGTACGCACCCATCTGCTGCGAAAATCGGCGACATCAAGCTACTGCAACTACAAGGGTGTGGCAACATACTGGTCCGCCGTCGTCGACGATATGCTCGTCGACGACGTCGCGTGGAGCTACGCGGATCCGTTGCCGGAAAGCCAACCGATCAAGGGATTTCTCAGTTTCGACGCCACTCGCCTGCACGTCGCCGCGCAGCTACCGACCCCATAG
- a CDS encoding hydroxyacid-oxoacid transhydrogenase encodes MACCGFPTVSEGGDGAFTVDASRVTFGRGCLGEVGDRAGALGLRRVALFSDARVAKLPVFAKAYNSLVAAGLDVITYTDVHVEPTDASFLEAARFAQEANPDGYVSLGGGSVIDTCKAANLYASHPADLYTYVNAPIGAGKPVPGPLKAHIACPTTAGTGSEVTGIAIFDLLSMSAKTGIASHALRPTEALIDPDCTVSLPPEVVASAGLDVLSHAVESYTARPYVHRPRPLRPSLRPMSQGANPWSDLGCRESMRLLGQFLERAVKDASDTEAREQMMWAATLAGIAFGNAGVHAPHGMAYAVAGLVRDFRPAGYPADEPLVPHGMAVIVNAPSVFGFTAEASPERHLQAARLLGADPKGAGPRDAGEVLAGEIVRIMRAVGMPNGLGGLGYTEDDVVALTEGAHPQQRLLQNAPREMNKPVLTELFRQALRYW; translated from the coding sequence ATGGCGTGCTGTGGCTTCCCAACGGTGTCCGAGGGCGGTGACGGAGCCTTCACCGTCGACGCGTCCCGGGTCACTTTCGGGCGCGGCTGTCTCGGCGAGGTGGGCGACAGAGCCGGTGCGCTCGGGCTGCGTCGGGTGGCGCTGTTCTCCGATGCCCGGGTGGCCAAGCTGCCGGTCTTTGCGAAAGCCTACAACTCGCTCGTCGCGGCCGGGCTGGACGTGATCACCTACACCGACGTCCATGTCGAACCCACCGACGCGTCTTTTCTGGAAGCGGCACGCTTCGCGCAAGAGGCCAACCCCGATGGATACGTGTCGTTGGGCGGTGGCTCGGTGATCGACACGTGCAAGGCTGCCAATCTGTACGCCAGCCATCCCGCAGACTTGTACACCTACGTCAACGCGCCCATCGGCGCGGGCAAGCCGGTACCCGGCCCGCTCAAGGCGCATATTGCCTGCCCCACGACGGCGGGCACCGGCAGCGAGGTAACCGGGATCGCGATCTTCGACCTGCTGTCAATGTCGGCGAAGACGGGCATTGCGTCCCACGCGCTGCGTCCCACCGAGGCTCTGATCGACCCCGACTGCACCGTGAGCTTGCCCCCCGAGGTCGTCGCGTCGGCGGGACTCGACGTGTTGTCGCACGCCGTGGAGTCCTACACCGCGCGGCCCTATGTGCATAGACCCCGTCCGCTGCGCCCCAGTCTGCGGCCGATGAGTCAGGGCGCAAACCCGTGGAGCGATCTGGGCTGCCGTGAGTCGATGCGGCTGCTGGGGCAATTTTTAGAGCGAGCGGTCAAGGACGCTTCCGACACCGAGGCTCGCGAACAGATGATGTGGGCTGCGACGCTGGCGGGCATCGCCTTCGGCAATGCCGGCGTACATGCGCCGCACGGCATGGCCTACGCGGTGGCGGGGCTGGTCCGTGACTTTCGGCCCGCGGGCTACCCAGCCGATGAGCCACTCGTGCCCCATGGCATGGCCGTCATCGTCAATGCGCCCTCGGTCTTTGGCTTTACCGCGGAGGCGAGCCCAGAGCGCCATTTGCAGGCCGCCCGGCTGCTCGGCGCTGACCCTAAGGGCGCCGGCCCACGCGACGCGGGCGAAGTGCTTGCCGGGGAGATTGTCCGCATCATGCGTGCGGTGGGCATGCCGAACGGGCTCGGTGGGCTGGGCTACACAGAAGATGACGTGGTCGCCCTCACGGAGGGGGCGCACCCGCAGCAGCGCCTTCTGCAGAACGCGCCACGAGAGATGAACAAACCGGTTCTGACCGAACTGTTTCGGCAAGCCCTGCGCTATTGGTAA
- a CDS encoding CoA transferase, with protein MVGPVAGIKVVELGVWVAAPATAAILADWGADVIKIEPPAGDPGRMFGRMLGCDLGLNPPFEMDNRSKRSIVLDLTTDAGRDTAFELLAGADVFVTNLRPGALRRLGLDFDSVSGRNPRLVYGLISGYGETGPDADRAAYDVAAFWSRAGVAHLLTKPGDTPPFQRGGMGDHSTGMTLAAAVCAALLARERTGAGQLVTTSLYRQGAYTVSFDLNTYLLTGQQIAIGQRESMGNPCMNNYTAGDGRGFWIVGLEVERHWPSLCRAVARPEWLTDPRYCDARGRAAHAVDLIAQLDEIFATKALAEWAEVFAGEPDFFWSPINTLEDVVADEQFHAAGGIVDVPDSESSVPMVATPADFHGTPCAPRSVAPELGQHTEEILAELAARRPS; from the coding sequence ATGGTGGGACCGGTGGCGGGCATCAAAGTCGTCGAGCTCGGGGTGTGGGTCGCGGCTCCGGCCACCGCCGCGATCCTGGCCGACTGGGGCGCCGACGTGATCAAGATCGAACCTCCGGCCGGCGATCCAGGCCGGATGTTCGGCCGTATGCTGGGCTGTGATCTCGGGTTGAACCCGCCGTTTGAGATGGACAACCGCTCTAAGCGCAGCATCGTGCTCGATCTCACCACCGATGCCGGCCGCGATACGGCGTTCGAATTGCTCGCGGGCGCAGACGTTTTCGTGACCAACCTACGCCCCGGTGCCTTGCGACGGCTGGGGCTCGACTTCGATTCGGTGTCCGGCCGCAATCCCCGGCTGGTCTACGGCTTGATCTCCGGGTACGGCGAAACCGGACCCGACGCGGACCGTGCGGCCTACGACGTGGCGGCGTTTTGGTCCCGCGCCGGGGTCGCGCACCTGCTCACCAAGCCCGGCGACACGCCCCCGTTTCAGCGCGGCGGCATGGGTGATCACTCGACGGGCATGACCCTAGCCGCGGCCGTGTGCGCGGCATTGCTCGCGCGTGAGCGCACGGGTGCGGGGCAATTGGTGACCACCTCGCTGTACCGCCAGGGTGCCTACACGGTGAGTTTTGACCTCAACACCTACCTGCTCACCGGCCAGCAGATCGCGATCGGACAGCGTGAGTCGATGGGTAATCCGTGCATGAACAATTACACCGCCGGTGATGGGCGAGGCTTCTGGATCGTTGGACTGGAGGTCGAGCGGCACTGGCCGTCCCTGTGTCGCGCTGTCGCGCGGCCCGAATGGCTGACCGACCCGCGGTACTGCGACGCTCGTGGGCGCGCGGCGCATGCGGTCGACCTCATCGCTCAGCTGGACGAGATCTTCGCGACCAAGGCGCTTGCCGAGTGGGCGGAGGTCTTCGCGGGCGAACCGGACTTCTTCTGGTCGCCGATCAACACGCTCGAGGACGTTGTCGCCGACGAGCAGTTTCACGCGGCGGGCGGGATCGTCGATGTGCCGGATAGCGAATCGAGCGTGCCGATGGTTGCCACGCCAGCCGATTTCCACGGCACGCCGTGCGCGCCCCGATCCGTGGCACCTGAACTCGGCCAGCACACCGAAGAGATTCTTGCTGAACTCGCGGCACGCCGCCCGTCCTGA
- a CDS encoding SDR family oxidoreductase, translating to MDRLDSSDEETQARLVATAMFGRLGRPREIADAAAFLVSEKASFITGTELVVDGGQCLQIR from the coding sequence GTGGACCGGCTAGACAGCAGCGATGAAGAGACTCAGGCCCGGTTGGTGGCGACAGCGATGTTCGGGCGGCTCGGGCGGCCGCGGGAGATCGCCGACGCGGCCGCGTTTCTAGTCTCCGAAAAGGCATCGTTCATCACCGGTACGGAACTGGTAGTCGACGGTGGGCAATGTCTACAGATCCGATGA